Proteins encoded together in one Pseudorca crassidens isolate mPseCra1 chromosome 17, mPseCra1.hap1, whole genome shotgun sequence window:
- the LOC137210095 gene encoding serine/arginine repetitive matrix protein 1-like: MDSGDKQVQPHSLRFTEPQAGDFRYLPTKERGIAPGSAPRPDPAPPASPPPRPAHPRDVPQRAGLMRTRVPRPARLHCLGGCHSPRRGGECRVRRVPAFPLACRRACDVIDRLGAGWQLSPLQRLGFSLAAFLVEPRFPRSRRHAPEARSAALRGGRQLQRSGPRGRVQPLSSPPPSRLSPRSQGGWCRAAAPRPAPAAARAVRGRGALCAAGVRSPPKAPCRLRPSKIEKKNGMLPFPRFPLEDSTPGFVSACRCSCRIHIA, encoded by the exons ATGGACTCTGGAGACAAACAAGTTCAACCACACAGCTTAAGGTTCACCGAACCCCAGGCGGGAGACTTCCGGTACCTTCCCACGAAGGAGCGGGGCATCGCACCCGGGTCCGCCCCGCGCCCcgacccggccccgcccgcctcgccccctccccgccccgcccacccccgTGACGTGCCGCAGAGGGCCGGGCTCATGCGCACTCGCGTCCCGCGCCCCGCACGGCTGCACTGCCTCGGCGGTTGTCATTCTCCGCGGCGCGGCGGCGAGTGCCGAGTGCGGCGCGTGCCTGCCTTCCCGCTCGCTTGTCGGCGCGCCTGCGATGTGATCGACCGCCTGGGAGCGGGCTGGCAGCTCTCCCCGCTACAGCGCCTCGGCTTTTCCCTGGCCGCCTTCCTTGTTGAGCCCCGATTCCCTCGGAGCCGGAGACACGCACCAGAGGCTCGAAGCGCCGCACTCCGGGGCGGGCGGCAGCTGCAGCGCTCGGGACCGCGCGGCCGGGTGCAACCTCTGTCGTCGCCGCCGCCGTCGCGCTTGTCACCGCGGAGCCAAGGCGGCTGGTGCAGAGCGGCAGCACCTCGCCCCGCACCCGCCGCCGCCCGGGCAGTGCGGGGCCGCGGCGCTCTGTGCGCAGCGGGAGTGCGGTCCCCCCCGAAGGCTCCCTGTCGTCTGCGTCCCAGTAA AATCgagaaaaaaaatggtatgtTACCCTTCCCACGGTTCCCGCTGGAGGACAGCACTCCTGGGTTTGTTTCCGCCTGCAGATGTAGCTGCAGGATCCACATAGCCTAG